The Geotalea uraniireducens Rf4 genome window below encodes:
- a CDS encoding glycosyltransferase family protein: MTKIIALIDGVWTGHHPTYVKLLTETILELGYNVVVFCPNPVEVGDWITENCGEMAGRFCPYEYTEPICQPFLPGVVKTTRQWKAAALAIKKAAANTGILPDLVFFTYLDGYFAKHLKPWIVDAVFPYVWSGLYFAPERLRVPTPVRDAPLFSSGCKSVALLDEGVKETLERELAKPVISFPDFADLSAPDMNYPVVGQIKERARGRKIVGLFGCIDKRKGTLMLVEVAKKLVDEGLFFVFAGVFYKYTFTRKELDHIENFIASCPSNCFFHLGFIPDEPSFNALVCASDIVFAAYQKFYHSSNLLTKAASFKKAIIVSDGFCMAERVRKFRLGKVIKQDDVDACIRAIRQLATGMADDESIGPDYEGYMRNHSKERLKDSCSLLLKLSLV; the protein is encoded by the coding sequence ATGACTAAAATCATCGCATTGATTGACGGAGTCTGGACCGGACATCACCCGACATACGTTAAGTTGCTTACTGAAACAATACTGGAATTGGGCTATAACGTTGTTGTCTTCTGTCCGAATCCCGTTGAAGTTGGTGACTGGATAACAGAGAATTGTGGGGAAATGGCTGGGCGCTTTTGCCCATATGAGTATACGGAGCCGATATGTCAGCCTTTCCTTCCCGGGGTGGTCAAAACTACAAGACAGTGGAAGGCTGCTGCCTTGGCAATAAAGAAGGCAGCGGCAAATACCGGTATTTTGCCTGACTTGGTGTTTTTTACTTATCTAGATGGGTACTTTGCCAAACATCTTAAACCTTGGATTGTGGACGCTGTTTTCCCATATGTCTGGTCTGGTCTTTATTTTGCTCCGGAGCGCTTGCGGGTACCGACCCCAGTGCGTGACGCTCCATTATTTAGTTCCGGCTGCAAATCAGTTGCCTTACTTGACGAGGGCGTCAAAGAGACACTCGAAAGGGAACTCGCCAAGCCAGTAATCTCCTTTCCTGATTTTGCAGATTTATCGGCTCCAGATATGAATTATCCTGTCGTGGGACAAATAAAGGAGAGAGCTAGAGGCAGGAAGATCGTTGGCCTTTTCGGATGTATTGACAAGCGAAAAGGAACGCTGATGTTAGTTGAAGTTGCAAAAAAACTTGTGGACGAGGGATTGTTTTTTGTCTTTGCCGGGGTTTTTTACAAGTATACCTTCACAAGGAAAGAATTGGACCATATCGAAAACTTCATTGCCTCCTGTCCATCTAATTGTTTTTTCCATTTAGGATTTATTCCTGATGAGCCTTCTTTTAACGCGCTGGTTTGCGCAAGCGATATTGTCTTTGCCGCATATCAAAAGTTTTATCACAGCAGTAATTTGCTGACAAAAGCGGCTAGTTTTAAAAAAGCCATTATAGTCAGTGATGGTTTTTGCATGGCAGAAAGGGTCCGAAAATTCAGGCTGGGGAAAGTGATCAAGCAAGATGATGTCGATGCCTGCATTAGGGCAATTCGCCAGCTTGCCACAGGTATGGCGGATGACGAGAGCATTGGGCCGGATTACGAAGGTTATATGAGAAATCACTCAAAAGAGCGATTGAAAGACTCCTGTTCATTGCTTTTAAAGCTATCTTTAGTGTAG
- a CDS encoding glycosyltransferase family 4 protein — translation MRIAHISTYDIEGGAGRAAYRLHKGLQSIDVNSRMLVQYKTSQDSTVTGSQGLPGIAINKLCTYLDLLPLKFYPNRQQSSWGVSWAPSNIHGSIEGIAPDLVHLHWICCGFVPVTALRKFNRPLVWTMHDSWAFTGGCNLPGKCMRYCNSCGACPQLGSKRDYDLTRWEWNLKAKSWQGLNLTIVAPSHWMGDCVKASSLFREARVEVIPNGLDLSRYKQVNKGVARELLGLPQDKKLILFGATIVGDHNKGFHHLKSALQVVADGWSEKAELLVFGASQPADLSDIPLPVHCLGKLHDDISLTLAYAAADVMCVPSMQESFGQTASEAMACGTPVVAFASTGLLDIVVHEQTGYLAHSFDTNDFARGIDWVLADDTRRERLCRMSREKVEKEFAMDGVAKRYADLYQEIIDDV, via the coding sequence ATGCGCATTGCCCACATCAGCACTTACGATATTGAAGGAGGCGCTGGACGTGCCGCGTATCGTCTGCATAAAGGGTTGCAAAGTATAGATGTCAATTCGCGGATGCTTGTCCAGTACAAAACGAGCCAGGATTCGACCGTAACAGGTTCACAGGGATTACCTGGAATAGCGATCAACAAGCTGTGCACCTACCTTGATCTCTTGCCCTTGAAGTTTTACCCCAACCGTCAGCAGAGTTCGTGGGGGGTATCCTGGGCGCCCAGCAATATTCATGGCTCCATTGAGGGGATCGCTCCTGATCTGGTGCATCTGCATTGGATCTGCTGTGGATTTGTGCCCGTAACGGCGCTACGAAAATTTAACCGGCCTTTAGTGTGGACGATGCACGATTCATGGGCTTTTACAGGCGGATGTAACCTCCCGGGTAAGTGTATGCGCTATTGCAACTCTTGCGGCGCCTGTCCACAACTTGGCTCTAAAAGAGACTACGATTTAACGCGCTGGGAATGGAATCTAAAAGCGAAATCCTGGCAGGGGTTGAACTTGACCATAGTTGCGCCAAGTCATTGGATGGGCGATTGTGTCAAGGCAAGCTCCCTGTTCCGGGAAGCACGCGTCGAAGTAATCCCCAATGGATTGGACTTGAGTCGTTACAAACAAGTGAATAAAGGGGTTGCCCGCGAACTCCTGGGGTTGCCGCAGGATAAAAAATTGATCTTGTTCGGTGCAACAATAGTTGGTGACCACAATAAAGGTTTCCACCACCTTAAGTCAGCTTTGCAGGTTGTTGCAGACGGTTGGTCGGAGAAAGCGGAATTGCTGGTTTTTGGTGCTTCACAGCCTGCCGATTTATCGGATATACCGTTGCCGGTTCATTGCCTGGGTAAACTGCATGACGATATAAGCCTGACTCTGGCTTACGCCGCAGCAGATGTCATGTGCGTTCCGTCGATGCAGGAGAGTTTTGGCCAGACTGCGTCAGAGGCAATGGCGTGCGGAACTCCCGTCGTGGCGTTTGCCTCCACCGGACTGCTCGATATTGTTGTCCATGAACAAACCGGCTACCTTGCCCATTCCTTTGACACCAACGACTTTGCCCGTGGTATCGACTGGGTCCTTGCCGATGATACCCGGAGAGAACGGTTGTGTCGCATGTCGCGGGAAAAGGTGGAAAAAGAGTTTGCTATGGATGGGGTCGCGAAAAGGTATGCGGATTTATATCAAGAGATAATCGATGACGTATAG
- a CDS encoding glycosyltransferase family 2 protein — protein MVMGSRTTWQRVWCRREYLVPRTSFLEPRFPKVAAVVPIHNGKDETLTFLESMACATYPNLEVIVVDDGSTDGSREAIAACFPQVSIVRGDGNLWWSGATNLGVREALRRGGDFILAINNDNVVEPDFIEPLVETARSHPKSLVTSKMYDYSDRNFIFSFGGVINWYVGEIRDRNNRRDLIDFDRTSDCDWLHGSSTLIPAAAFAEIGFFDRENCPQYQGDAEFSLRARRRGYRLLTEPKSVVYNRTAVSSGTEALNRERVREMLTSYRSPFYFRANYKLYRDYCPCRPVLLFLAIRYLRMLYSIFRRRFVDRTRRNG, from the coding sequence ATGGTGATGGGTTCAAGGACTACCTGGCAAAGGGTTTGGTGTCGGCGTGAATACCTCGTTCCTCGGACCTCGTTCCTCGAACCTCGGTTCCCCAAGGTCGCAGCGGTAGTACCGATCCACAACGGCAAGGACGAAACCCTTACCTTTCTGGAATCGATGGCGTGCGCAACGTATCCGAATCTGGAGGTCATCGTCGTAGATGACGGCTCGACCGACGGCTCCAGGGAGGCCATCGCCGCCTGCTTTCCCCAAGTGTCTATCGTTAGGGGCGACGGCAACCTCTGGTGGTCGGGGGCCACGAATCTCGGTGTCCGGGAGGCCTTGCGGCGGGGCGGTGACTTTATCCTGGCCATAAATAACGACAACGTGGTGGAGCCGGACTTCATCGAGCCTCTGGTGGAGACCGCCCGGAGCCACCCCAAAAGCCTCGTTACCTCGAAGATGTACGACTACTCGGACCGGAACTTCATCTTTTCCTTCGGCGGCGTCATAAACTGGTACGTGGGGGAGATAAGGGACCGCAACAACCGCCGCGACCTGATTGATTTCGACCGGACCAGCGATTGCGACTGGCTGCACGGCAGTTCCACCCTGATTCCGGCGGCGGCGTTCGCCGAGATCGGTTTTTTCGACCGGGAGAACTGCCCCCAGTACCAGGGGGACGCGGAGTTCTCACTAAGGGCGCGGCGGCGCGGCTATCGCCTCCTTACGGAGCCTAAAAGCGTTGTGTACAACAGGACTGCGGTGTCAAGCGGGACCGAGGCGCTTAACAGGGAGCGGGTAAGAGAGATGCTGACCAGTTACCGCTCCCCCTTTTATTTCCGGGCCAATTACAAGCTCTACCGCGACTATTGCCCCTGCCGGCCGGTGCTGCTATTTCTGGCCATCCGCTACCTGCGTATGCTCTACTCCATCTTTCGCCGCCGGTTTGTGGACAGGACGCGGCGCAATGGCTAG
- a CDS encoding glycosyltransferase family 4 protein, with amino-acid sequence MKICIDVRPLQNAHRTRGVGVLLHNLLRQMGRLAVEDDVTLITLKGKAFPPLFRHERRLETRRLERPNRFNWIADQFLLPELVKKSGAELFFATDFNSYLVPTGNLRVVSMVYDLIPFVFPEAMAAQPLSVKIGWRTNFKKLRYSQGLIAISEATKRDLVSLLGVAPEKIAVIHPGIDHALFNPDNAGDGERRLEVLARYGIEGCFLLYVGDSEWRKNLRRVLEALAGIDSDLRIVLAGKRALTDATLHGWVREFGLQERVVIPGYVPDADLPLLYGAAQAFVFPTLYEGFGFPVVEAMACGCPVITSKVSSLPEVAGDAALLADPLSVAEIRKALELVSGDADLRQRMSSAGLRQASLFSWERCAAETLAFLRATAGGL; translated from the coding sequence ATGAAAATCTGCATTGACGTCAGGCCCCTGCAGAACGCCCACCGGACCAGGGGGGTCGGAGTTCTACTCCATAACCTGCTGCGACAGATGGGGCGCCTGGCGGTGGAGGACGACGTCACCCTCATTACCCTGAAAGGGAAGGCGTTTCCCCCCCTCTTCCGGCATGAACGGCGGCTGGAGACCCGGCGGCTGGAGCGCCCCAACCGTTTCAACTGGATCGCCGACCAGTTCCTTCTGCCGGAACTGGTAAAAAAGAGCGGGGCGGAACTTTTCTTCGCCACCGATTTCAACAGCTACCTCGTGCCAACGGGTAATCTCAGGGTTGTTTCCATGGTCTACGACCTGATTCCGTTCGTATTTCCCGAGGCGATGGCTGCTCAGCCGCTTTCGGTGAAGATCGGCTGGCGGACCAATTTCAAGAAACTGCGTTACAGCCAGGGGCTGATCGCCATTTCGGAGGCGACAAAGCGAGACCTGGTCAGCCTCCTGGGGGTCGCGCCGGAAAAGATTGCCGTTATCCATCCGGGGATCGACCATGCATTGTTCAACCCCGACAATGCGGGGGATGGGGAACGGCGGCTGGAGGTCCTTGCCCGCTACGGCATCGAAGGGTGCTTTCTCCTCTATGTGGGGGATTCGGAATGGCGCAAGAACCTGCGGCGGGTCCTGGAGGCGCTGGCCGGGATCGACAGCGATCTCAGGATCGTACTGGCGGGAAAGCGCGCCCTGACCGACGCCACCCTCCATGGCTGGGTGAGGGAATTCGGCCTTCAGGAGAGGGTGGTGATTCCCGGCTATGTTCCCGATGCGGACCTGCCGCTCCTATACGGCGCGGCGCAGGCTTTTGTCTTTCCCACCCTCTACGAAGGGTTCGGCTTTCCCGTTGTCGAGGCCATGGCCTGCGGTTGCCCGGTGATCACCTCCAAGGTGTCTTCGCTGCCGGAAGTGGCGGGGGATGCGGCGCTCCTGGCGGACCCGCTGAGCGTGGCAGAGATCCGGAAGGCGCTTGAACTGGTGAGTGGCGATGCGGATTTACGGCAGCGGATGAGCTCGGCAGGCCTTCGCCAGGCGTCGCTTTTTTCCTGGGAGAGGTGTGCAGCCGAGACCCTGGCGTTCCTGAGAGCGACAGCCGGCGGATTGTGA
- a CDS encoding NAD-dependent epimerase/dehydratase family protein produces the protein MKILVTGATGFLGSHLVKALLNEGHQVIILKRSFSDTGRVADILPRLTSYDLDLCSLEEPFEEQSKIDSVIHTATCYGRSGESVSEIFEANAAFPLRLLETAASFATDTFFNTDTSLDRFLNPYSLAKKQFADWGRLFAGQGRIRFVNIELEHFYGAGDDASKFLTHVIDSCLDNAPELPLTAGAQRRDFIHIDDVVAAYLLLLKNNSGSGQAFQEYDLGSGEAIGLRELVETVHRLTGSNTHLNFGALPYRDNEVMESHADISSLVALGWSCKVGLADGLRKTIEEEVSRRGAKGTH, from the coding sequence ATGAAAATCCTTGTTACCGGTGCGACAGGTTTTCTTGGAAGCCATCTTGTAAAGGCCCTTCTTAACGAGGGTCATCAGGTGATTATATTGAAGCGGAGCTTCTCCGACACCGGACGCGTTGCCGACATCTTGCCCCGACTCACCTCCTACGACCTGGACCTCTGCAGCTTGGAAGAACCGTTTGAAGAACAGAGCAAAATCGATTCTGTTATCCATACCGCAACATGTTATGGCCGCAGCGGCGAAAGCGTTAGTGAGATTTTTGAGGCCAATGCTGCATTCCCGTTACGGCTTCTGGAAACGGCCGCATCTTTTGCCACGGATACCTTTTTCAATACGGACACCAGTCTTGACAGGTTTCTGAATCCGTATTCCCTGGCGAAAAAACAGTTTGCGGATTGGGGGCGGTTATTTGCCGGTCAAGGGCGGATACGCTTCGTGAATATTGAGCTGGAGCATTTTTATGGAGCAGGGGACGATGCATCCAAGTTCCTCACCCATGTCATCGATAGCTGTTTGGATAACGCGCCTGAATTACCCCTTACTGCCGGCGCGCAGAGGCGTGATTTTATCCATATCGATGACGTGGTTGCTGCGTATCTGCTGTTGCTGAAAAATAATTCCGGCAGTGGGCAGGCATTCCAGGAATACGATTTAGGGTCGGGCGAGGCTATTGGCTTACGCGAGCTGGTGGAGACCGTCCACCGTCTCACTGGTTCCAATACTCATTTGAATTTTGGGGCGCTTCCCTATCGGGACAATGAGGTCATGGAGTCTCACGCGGATATCAGCAGTCTCGTGGCGCTCGGCTGGTCGTGCAAGGTCGGCCTGGCCGACGGTCTCAGGAAAACCATCGAAGAAGAGGTGTCCCGTCGGGGCGCGAAAGGAACGCATTGA
- a CDS encoding MATE family efflux transporter, with the protein MTVNAKPGILNRIPSHLLVAASAWISRLVTAVVGLFSIRILIQGLGTEQYALYAVLGGLQGWYLLADMGVGTSLQNHISERRAGKQPYEDFIAMAGVIAIFLMLLSILFLFFASPFLAPLILKGFPFLNDAEKARHFFITGVISIATCFGGIAYRIWYAEQKGYLANVVPAVASLISFAAIVFVARSPLEHKLYWSLVAAFGPAGMLPAVAFLLQFTGSLQRSSSVKREILWPLMKRGLKFWLSAIMAAGVLQVDYLVMARFLPANEIVVYNLTSKIFGLIYFIYTALLIAVWPVCAEAVARNDWHVVMGYVKQYIVMGVLLLSGATLLLAFFMPELIHLLAPGKAVMVPVLFIVIMGGYNVIRIWSDTFAMVLQSMSYLRPFVIYIPAQAVITVLLQVSLAPRFGVAGIVYALIASFSLTAAWVLPWCVLRRKRVALSAVE; encoded by the coding sequence TTGACCGTCAATGCTAAACCGGGAATCTTGAACCGCATACCTTCCCATCTGCTGGTTGCGGCTAGTGCATGGATCAGCCGTCTGGTAACGGCGGTGGTGGGGCTGTTTAGTATTCGTATATTGATTCAAGGTCTTGGTACGGAACAGTATGCCCTCTATGCAGTGTTGGGGGGCTTACAGGGATGGTACCTCTTGGCAGACATGGGGGTTGGCACGAGCCTGCAGAACCATATTTCCGAACGGCGGGCAGGGAAGCAACCCTACGAGGATTTCATTGCGATGGCGGGGGTCATCGCCATCTTTCTCATGTTACTAAGCATTTTATTCCTGTTCTTCGCCAGTCCCTTCTTGGCGCCGCTCATCTTAAAGGGGTTTCCGTTCCTAAACGATGCTGAAAAGGCACGACATTTTTTCATCACAGGAGTGATATCGATAGCGACCTGTTTCGGCGGGATTGCCTATCGGATATGGTACGCCGAGCAAAAAGGATATTTGGCAAACGTAGTGCCGGCTGTAGCGTCTCTTATCAGTTTTGCTGCGATTGTTTTTGTGGCGCGGAGCCCACTTGAACACAAGTTGTATTGGAGCCTTGTCGCCGCATTTGGGCCCGCAGGGATGCTTCCTGCTGTGGCATTCCTGCTGCAGTTTACAGGAAGTCTGCAGCGGAGCAGTTCTGTCAAGCGGGAGATATTGTGGCCATTGATGAAACGGGGGCTTAAATTCTGGCTTTCCGCTATCATGGCGGCAGGGGTGCTCCAGGTGGACTATTTGGTGATGGCGCGTTTTTTACCGGCCAATGAAATTGTCGTCTACAACCTGACATCTAAAATATTCGGACTGATTTATTTTATTTACACAGCCCTTCTGATTGCTGTATGGCCGGTTTGTGCTGAAGCGGTGGCCCGGAATGACTGGCATGTGGTGATGGGCTACGTGAAGCAATATATTGTCATGGGAGTGCTGCTCCTTTCAGGAGCGACCCTGCTGCTTGCTTTCTTTATGCCAGAGTTGATTCACCTCCTTGCGCCGGGTAAGGCGGTTATGGTTCCGGTACTGTTTATTGTCATTATGGGTGGCTATAACGTAATACGCATCTGGAGCGATACCTTTGCCATGGTTCTGCAGAGCATGAGCTACCTGCGTCCCTTTGTCATCTATATCCCGGCCCAGGCGGTCATTACTGTACTCCTCCAGGTATCCCTAGCTCCCAGGTTCGGAGTGGCAGGAATAGTTTATGCCCTTATCGCCTCGTTCTCGCTGACGGCAGCCTGGGTACTTCCTTGGTGTGTTCTGCGTAGAAAAAGGGTAGCCTTGAGTGCCGTGGAATAA
- a CDS encoding class I SAM-dependent methyltransferase, with protein METLTRCLLCSNDRLITIDAICNITRCPACGYVFDNPRPTSREIAEYYSRPAKYDDWLNSEADRQRLWRRRLKKLLRRGAAGSLLDIGAGIGQFLAMARSHFTEVCGTEVSTTAVQIAKDKYGVEIVGDSLESIDFGDRRFDTVTLFHVLEHVHNPVDVVRKCHALLRDNGMLLIAVPNELESLRRRVRHALNRLGLRQIKYHGLLGIPKIVLDGSLAEIHLSHFTPAVVADLVQRNGFAVVENDLDPYYVKHGPAGLLHAAYYRLMRVLWKLTGKNFYDTIWLVARKQD; from the coding sequence TTGGAAACTCTTACGCGCTGCCTGCTCTGCAGTAATGATCGTCTGATCACGATTGATGCTATCTGTAACATTACTCGTTGCCCGGCTTGCGGCTATGTCTTTGATAACCCGCGTCCCACATCCAGGGAGATTGCTGAATATTATTCCAGACCGGCAAAGTACGACGACTGGCTGAACTCGGAAGCAGATCGGCAAAGGCTCTGGCGCCGTCGCCTGAAAAAACTCCTGCGACGTGGTGCTGCAGGATCACTGCTTGATATTGGTGCTGGTATAGGGCAGTTTCTTGCCATGGCACGCTCTCATTTTACGGAAGTATGCGGCACTGAGGTCTCGACTACTGCTGTCCAGATCGCGAAGGATAAGTACGGGGTGGAAATTGTCGGAGATTCGCTGGAAAGCATAGATTTCGGCGACCGGCGGTTTGACACCGTCACCTTATTCCACGTGCTGGAACATGTTCATAACCCGGTAGACGTAGTCAGGAAATGTCATGCACTGCTGAGGGATAACGGTATGCTGCTCATCGCCGTACCAAACGAACTTGAGTCATTACGGCGCAGGGTACGCCATGCCCTGAACCGGCTTGGTCTTAGGCAGATAAAATACCATGGACTTCTGGGCATCCCCAAGATAGTGCTGGACGGATCCCTCGCCGAGATTCATCTCTCTCACTTTACTCCTGCTGTTGTCGCAGATCTGGTTCAGCGTAACGGGTTTGCCGTGGTGGAAAATGATCTGGATCCCTATTACGTCAAGCATGGCCCCGCAGGATTACTGCATGCAGCATATTATCGCCTGATGCGGGTTTTATGGAAGCTGACGGGGAAAAACTTCTATGACACCATTTGGCTGGTGGCCCGGAAGCAGGACTGA
- a CDS encoding glycosyltransferase family 2 protein produces the protein MIIPRVSILIPVYNRESFIGPCIQSAIEQTITDIEVIVVDNASTDKTWEVCKTFARQDSRIRIFRNETNIGPVRNWQRCIDEARGCFGKILFSDDLIDPLFLEKTLPFLCDEEVGFVFTLAIMGTEPWTGQEQYGLAEKTGKLPSSYFIQESLFAGNVPYSPGCAIFRTDDLRKNLVEEIPSPTIKNFYEHGAGPDLLIYLLVAKEYAQIAFVSKPLSFFRKHEGSITISDKSNYINRCYRQARIWFAEQYLNVNTTGKVYAFEWRREYYEGRKFLLPSLWLSNYTKKAVSISLLDIVWVLFYKFIKPKRRSTRRWFKLI, from the coding sequence ATGATTATCCCAAGAGTTAGCATACTGATACCAGTTTATAATAGAGAGTCCTTTATTGGGCCTTGCATCCAGTCTGCAATTGAACAAACCATAACTGATATTGAAGTCATTGTGGTTGACAATGCCAGTACAGACAAGACTTGGGAAGTATGTAAAACGTTCGCCCGACAGGACTCGCGCATTCGAATCTTTCGTAATGAAACCAACATCGGCCCTGTCCGAAATTGGCAGCGTTGCATTGATGAAGCAAGAGGTTGTTTTGGTAAGATCCTTTTTTCAGATGACCTTATTGATCCCCTTTTTTTAGAAAAAACGCTTCCTTTTTTATGTGATGAAGAAGTAGGTTTTGTTTTTACTCTAGCGATAATGGGTACAGAACCTTGGACAGGGCAAGAGCAGTATGGATTAGCAGAGAAGACGGGGAAATTGCCTTCTTCATACTTTATCCAGGAGTCATTGTTTGCAGGTAATGTTCCATATTCTCCAGGATGTGCCATTTTCAGGACTGATGACCTGAGAAAAAATCTAGTGGAAGAAATACCATCTCCAACAATCAAAAATTTTTATGAGCATGGTGCAGGTCCAGATCTTTTAATATATTTGCTCGTTGCTAAAGAATACGCGCAAATAGCATTTGTTTCTAAACCGCTTTCTTTCTTTAGAAAGCATGAAGGATCTATTACCATAAGTGACAAATCGAATTATATTAATAGATGCTATAGGCAGGCCAGAATCTGGTTTGCAGAACAGTACTTGAATGTCAATACAACAGGTAAAGTTTATGCTTTTGAGTGGAGACGTGAGTACTATGAAGGGCGAAAATTTCTATTGCCATCTCTCTGGCTAAGTAATTATACAAAAAAAGCTGTATCTATAAGTTTATTAGATATAGTGTGGGTATTATTTTATAAATTTATTAAGCCTAAGAGACGATCCACGAGGCGATGGTTTAAACTGATATAA
- a CDS encoding GDP-mannose 4,6-dehydratase — MKLLITGGCGFLGSNLAAHALTSGGYDLAVFDSLYRDGSLENLRWLKSRGTFRFVHGDIRNQNDVSRLVQEFRPDAIFHLAGQVAMTTSIANPRMDFEVNVLGTHNLLEAVRQFNPQAAVIYSSTNKVYGDLEQYSYRETETRYECIERPVGFDETTQLDFHSPYGCSKGAADQYMLDYARIFGLKTAVFRHSSMYGGRQFATYDQGWIGWFCQKAVESKNGVLKEPFTISGNGKQVRDVLHADDMARLYFSVLERIDISKGQAFNIGGGIHNSLSLLELFALLEELTGVKLDYRKLPPRESDQRLFVADIAKAKRMLGWEPQVSAREGVGRMVEWVGDIFDRQC, encoded by the coding sequence ATGAAGCTATTAATTACCGGTGGCTGCGGGTTTCTTGGCAGCAACCTGGCAGCCCATGCTTTGACAAGTGGTGGTTATGACCTGGCAGTGTTTGACAGTCTGTATCGGGATGGTTCCCTGGAGAACCTCCGCTGGCTGAAAAGCCGGGGAACGTTCCGATTTGTCCATGGCGACATCCGTAACCAGAACGACGTGAGCAGGCTGGTGCAGGAGTTCAGACCCGATGCCATTTTCCACCTGGCCGGTCAGGTTGCCATGACCACATCCATCGCCAATCCGCGCATGGATTTTGAGGTGAATGTGCTGGGGACGCACAACCTTCTGGAAGCAGTCCGTCAGTTTAACCCACAGGCGGCCGTCATCTATTCGTCCACCAACAAGGTCTACGGCGATCTGGAGCAGTACTCCTACCGGGAAACGGAAACGCGCTACGAGTGCATTGAAAGGCCCGTCGGCTTTGACGAAACCACCCAGCTGGATTTCCATTCACCCTACGGCTGTTCCAAGGGTGCCGCTGATCAGTATATGCTTGACTACGCCAGGATCTTCGGGCTGAAAACAGCGGTTTTCCGCCACTCATCCATGTACGGCGGCAGGCAGTTTGCAACATACGACCAGGGATGGATCGGCTGGTTCTGCCAGAAGGCCGTGGAAAGCAAAAACGGCGTGCTCAAGGAGCCGTTCACCATTTCCGGCAATGGCAAACAGGTGCGCGACGTGCTCCATGCCGACGACATGGCCCGTCTCTACTTCTCTGTGTTGGAGCGCATCGATATCTCAAAGGGGCAAGCATTCAATATCGGTGGCGGGATTCACAACAGCCTCTCTCTGCTTGAATTGTTCGCCCTTCTTGAAGAATTGACTGGCGTCAAGCTCGATTACAGGAAGCTGCCGCCGCGGGAGAGCGATCAGCGGCTCTTTGTCGCGGATATAGCGAAGGCGAAGCGCATGCTCGGATGGGAGCCGCAGGTGAGCGCCCGCGAAGGGGTCGGGCGGATGGTAGAGTGGGTAGGTGACATCTTTGACCGTCAATGCTAA
- a CDS encoding GDP-mannose 4,6-dehydratase — MKKKALITGLAGQDGSYLAELLLAKGYEVHGIVRRTAIEDTAHKLKNIGHLADRIHLHVASLDNVLSIIKTVKDVIPDECYHLAASSFVSYSFEDEISILNNNVNSTHYLLASIKEFAPGCRFYFAGTSEMFGNVTNAPQDEATPFNPRSIYGISKVSGYHLVKNYRSQYGMFACTGILYNHESPRRGYEFVTRKIVSSAVRIKLGLQDTLTLGNLDAYRDWGYAPDYVNAMWLMLQADAPEDFVVASGETHSVREFVATAFSCLGLDYERYVKVDPKFFRPAEQVQLCGNPAKISTRLHWARTKSLGEIIREMVESEMELYKGTRNEDKG, encoded by the coding sequence ATGAAGAAAAAAGCGCTCATTACCGGCTTGGCCGGTCAGGACGGCTCATACCTGGCGGAACTGCTCCTGGCGAAAGGCTATGAAGTCCACGGCATCGTCCGGCGGACAGCCATCGAGGATACCGCCCACAAGCTGAAGAACATTGGCCATCTTGCGGACAGGATCCACCTCCACGTTGCTTCCCTGGACAACGTCCTCTCTATCATTAAGACGGTGAAGGACGTCATTCCCGATGAGTGTTACCACCTGGCCGCCTCCAGCTTCGTCAGCTATTCCTTCGAGGATGAGATCTCCATATTGAACAACAACGTCAACAGCACCCACTATCTCCTCGCTTCTATCAAGGAATTCGCGCCCGGTTGCCGTTTCTACTTCGCGGGCACTAGCGAGATGTTCGGCAATGTGACCAATGCGCCGCAGGACGAGGCGACACCGTTCAATCCCCGTTCCATCTACGGCATCTCCAAGGTGTCCGGCTATCACCTGGTGAAGAACTACCGGAGCCAGTACGGCATGTTCGCCTGCACCGGCATCCTTTACAATCATGAGTCTCCTCGCCGCGGCTACGAGTTCGTGACGCGGAAAATCGTCTCGTCGGCAGTGCGGATCAAACTTGGGCTCCAGGATACCTTGACCCTCGGCAACCTGGACGCATACCGGGACTGGGGCTATGCACCTGACTATGTGAATGCCATGTGGCTGATGCTCCAGGCTGATGCGCCGGAGGACTTTGTTGTTGCCAGCGGCGAAACCCACAGCGTGCGGGAGTTTGTGGCGACGGCTTTTTCATGTCTCGGCCTTGACTACGAAAGGTATGTCAAGGTGGACCCGAAGTTCTTCCGCCCGGCGGAACAGGTGCAGCTGTGCGGCAATCCGGCAAAAATCAGCACCCGTTTGCACTGGGCCAGGACAAAATCCTTGGGTGAGATCATCCGCGAGATGGTGGAGAGCGAGATGGAGCTCTATAAAGGCACGAGGAACGAGGATAAAGGATAA